The uncultured Desulfovibrio sp. genome contains a region encoding:
- a CDS encoding aminotransferase class I/II-fold pyridoxal phosphate-dependent enzyme, translating to MEEFSRIRRLPPYVFAVVGDLKMRLRRQNIDIVDFSMGNPDIATPAPIVEKLVEAAQKPVNHRYSLSRGIPNLRKAICDRYARHYGVQLDPDSEAIVTLGSKEGLAHLSLAILEPGDVVLAPDPTYPIHKYAPIIAGADVRSVPIGPGRNFFEDLEAAMRQAWPKPKVLFICYPHNPTTEVTDLEFFQKIVDFAKENHIWVVHDLAYADLVFDGYKAPSFLQAKGAKDVGVEFYSLSKSYSMPGWRVGFAVGNKDLIHALARIKSYLDYGMFQPIQIASTVALNGPEDCVHQIRDVYQERRDRLIEGLNRIGWETPSPKATMFVWAHIPEPFRKMGSVEFSKLLLQEAHVAVSPGLGFGSYGDEYVRFALIENDQRTRQAISSMRRLLSGVSD from the coding sequence ATGGAAGAGTTTTCGCGGATTCGCCGCCTCCCCCCCTATGTTTTTGCGGTGGTGGGAGACCTCAAAATGCGGCTGCGTCGGCAGAATATCGACATCGTGGACTTCAGCATGGGCAATCCGGACATCGCAACGCCCGCACCCATCGTCGAAAAGCTTGTTGAGGCAGCACAGAAGCCGGTGAACCACCGCTACTCGCTTTCGCGCGGTATTCCGAACCTGCGCAAAGCCATCTGTGATCGCTATGCCCGCCACTACGGCGTGCAGCTCGACCCTGACAGCGAAGCCATCGTGACCCTGGGTTCCAAGGAAGGCCTGGCCCACCTTTCGCTGGCTATTCTTGAGCCCGGCGATGTGGTGCTCGCACCCGACCCGACTTACCCCATCCACAAGTACGCGCCCATCATTGCAGGCGCGGACGTGCGCAGCGTGCCCATCGGCCCTGGCCGCAACTTTTTTGAAGACCTTGAGGCCGCCATGCGTCAGGCCTGGCCCAAGCCCAAGGTGCTTTTCATCTGCTATCCGCACAACCCCACCACCGAAGTGACGGATCTGGAATTCTTCCAGAAGATTGTGGACTTCGCCAAGGAAAACCACATCTGGGTCGTGCATGATCTGGCTTACGCCGATCTGGTTTTTGACGGCTACAAGGCCCCCAGCTTTTTGCAGGCCAAGGGCGCCAAGGATGTGGGCGTGGAATTCTACTCCCTGTCCAAGAGCTATTCCATGCCCGGCTGGCGCGTGGGTTTTGCCGTGGGCAACAAGGATCTTATCCATGCCCTGGCGCGCATCAAGAGCTATCTGGATTACGGCATGTTCCAGCCCATCCAGATTGCCTCCACCGTGGCCCTCAACGGCCCCGAAGACTGTGTGCACCAGATCCGCGACGTGTATCAGGAACGGCGTGACCGCCTCATCGAAGGCCTGAACCGCATCGGCTGGGAAACGCCTTCGCCCAAGGCGACCATGTTTGTGTGGGCGCACATTCCCGAACCCTTCCGCAAGATGGGCTCCGTGGAATTTTCCAAGCTGCTGTTGCAGGAGGCCCACGTGGCCGTTTCGCCTGGTCTGGGCTTCGGCTCCTACGGCGACGAATACGTGCGTTTTGCCCTGATTGAAAACGATCAACGCACGCGGCAGGCTATTAGCAGTATGCGGCGGTTGTTGTCGGGCGTCTCCGACTAA
- a CDS encoding homoserine dehydrogenase, which translates to MTKNSDKPLVVGLAGFGTVGGGLVRLLDENADLIRRRCGRDIVLKKVLVRNATKARSAQLPAGTELTTDYRALTDDPEIDVLVELIGGIDNARTIIDRALDQGKHIVTANKALLAEEGLALFQKADRKKRILRYEASVAGAIPIVETLKESLTGNRIESLMGILNGTSNYILSEMTSNGMDFDVALKQAQQLGYAEADPTLDIDGHDAAHKLILLIRLAYGVHYPYTALSVRGIRGLSGMDIRLAREFGYRIKLIGQVREVPGAEGSEGEGNIRLEAGVFPALVYHKFLLARVGGVYNAVRVDANASGPLFFHGRGAGDLPTAGAVLGDLLAVARDERPNNTGFVGKELPKASIVPPEEWRSCYYVRVMVQDTPGVLRDLSGCMAAEGISMAQVIQKSDEGNGVPLVFMTHETTARAMSDALQRTMDAGLLKEPAVYFRVLGGA; encoded by the coding sequence ATGACAAAGAACAGCGATAAACCCCTGGTAGTGGGCCTTGCCGGATTCGGCACCGTGGGCGGCGGCCTTGTGCGTCTGCTTGACGAAAACGCCGATCTCATTCGCCGCCGTTGCGGGCGCGATATCGTGCTCAAAAAGGTGCTTGTGCGCAACGCCACCAAGGCCCGCAGCGCCCAGTTGCCAGCCGGAACCGAGCTTACCACCGATTACCGCGCGCTTACCGATGATCCTGAAATTGACGTGCTGGTGGAACTGATCGGCGGCATCGACAATGCCCGCACCATCATCGACCGCGCCCTTGATCAGGGCAAACACATCGTCACCGCCAACAAGGCCCTGCTGGCTGAGGAAGGTCTGGCCCTGTTCCAGAAGGCTGACCGCAAAAAGCGCATTCTGCGCTACGAAGCCAGCGTGGCCGGGGCCATCCCCATTGTGGAAACGCTGAAGGAAAGCCTCACGGGCAACCGGATTGAATCGCTCATGGGCATTCTCAACGGCACCAGCAACTATATTTTGTCTGAAATGACCAGCAACGGCATGGATTTTGACGTTGCGCTCAAGCAGGCCCAGCAGCTGGGCTATGCCGAGGCCGATCCCACGCTGGACATTGATGGTCACGATGCCGCCCACAAGCTTATTCTGCTTATCCGTCTGGCCTACGGGGTGCACTATCCCTACACGGCCCTTTCGGTGCGCGGCATTCGCGGGCTTTCTGGCATGGATATCCGCCTTGCGCGCGAATTTGGCTACCGTATCAAGCTCATTGGTCAGGTGCGCGAGGTGCCCGGCGCCGAGGGCTCTGAGGGTGAAGGCAACATCCGGCTTGAGGCCGGGGTGTTCCCCGCCCTTGTGTACCACAAATTTTTGCTGGCCCGCGTGGGCGGCGTGTACAACGCCGTTCGGGTGGACGCCAACGCTTCCGGCCCGCTGTTTTTCCACGGGCGCGGCGCGGGCGATCTGCCCACAGCCGGGGCCGTGCTGGGCGATCTGCTGGCCGTTGCCCGCGATGAACGCCCCAACAACACCGGCTTTGTGGGCAAGGAACTGCCCAAGGCCTCCATCGTGCCGCCGGAAGAATGGCGCTCGTGCTACTACGTGCGCGTCATGGTGCAGGACACCCCCGGCGTGCTGCGCGATCTTTCGGGCTGCATGGCCGCCGAGGGCATCAGCATGGCTCAGGTTATCCAGAAGAGCGATGAAGGCAACGGCGTGCCGCTGGTCTTCATGACCCACGAAACCACGGCCCGCGCCATGAGCGACGCACTCCAGCGCACCATGGACGCTGGCCTGCTCAAGGAACCCGCGGTGTACTTCCGCGTGTTGGGAGGAGCATGA
- a CDS encoding ATP-grasp domain-containing protein has product MIIFDEPYVSPELLDYAAARREPVLDNAVARDLSRARALSGAAPLNLMPEAEFAAQCRKPCPDCAPPRIYTCSENSLAWVCDHVDNAELVSGIEKLKNKARTRELLRPLYDDYFYRRLSLDALRHLPFEELRLPCVVKPSVGFFSLGVRIVRTREDWQAALAAIEQEATHWREQYPDSVVDSEDWLIEEYIDGDEYAVDVYFDAQGQAVICNILRHEFASASDVSDRLYYTGASVVRSHLAEFEAWFNKVNSLLGLRNFPTHVELRRDAQGRIRPIEFNALRFAGWCCTDVTLFSWGFHTYGCFLEGRRPDWDKALAGREGKLYTLIVLNKPENCPPVRNFDYEALSRGFARVLHVRKSDFTRYGLFGFLFTETPENQREELDRIARSDLLEFTS; this is encoded by the coding sequence ATGATAATTTTTGATGAACCATATGTCTCGCCAGAGCTGCTCGACTACGCGGCAGCCCGGCGGGAACCGGTGCTCGACAATGCTGTGGCGCGGGACTTGTCCCGCGCCCGCGCGCTTTCTGGCGCAGCGCCCCTGAACCTCATGCCGGAAGCGGAATTTGCGGCCCAGTGCCGGAAGCCCTGCCCGGACTGCGCGCCCCCGCGCATTTATACCTGCTCGGAAAATTCCCTGGCCTGGGTTTGCGACCATGTGGACAATGCCGAGCTTGTCAGCGGCATTGAAAAGCTCAAGAACAAGGCCAGGACCCGCGAGTTGCTGCGCCCCCTCTACGATGATTATTTCTATCGCAGACTCAGCCTTGATGCCCTGCGCCACCTGCCTTTTGAAGAACTGCGCCTGCCCTGCGTGGTCAAGCCTTCTGTGGGCTTTTTCAGCCTGGGCGTGCGCATTGTGCGCACCCGCGAAGACTGGCAGGCCGCCCTTGCCGCCATTGAGCAGGAAGCAACGCACTGGCGCGAGCAGTATCCAGACAGCGTGGTGGACAGCGAGGACTGGCTCATCGAGGAATACATTGACGGCGATGAATACGCCGTGGATGTGTACTTTGACGCACAGGGGCAGGCCGTGATCTGCAACATCCTGCGGCACGAATTTGCTTCCGCTTCGGACGTGAGCGACCGCCTGTACTACACGGGCGCTTCTGTGGTACGCTCACACCTTGCGGAGTTCGAGGCATGGTTCAACAAGGTTAACTCCTTGCTGGGTCTGCGGAATTTTCCCACCCATGTGGAGCTGCGGCGTGATGCCCAGGGACGTATACGGCCCATAGAATTCAATGCCCTGCGTTTTGCGGGCTGGTGCTGCACGGACGTCACCCTGTTTTCCTGGGGCTTCCACACCTACGGCTGCTTTCTGGAAGGGCGGCGGCCCGATTGGGACAAGGCTCTGGCAGGGCGCGAAGGCAAGCTCTACACCCTCATTGTGCTGAACAAGCCGGAAAACTGCCCGCCCGTGCGCAACTTTGATTACGAGGCATTGAGCCGGGGCTTTGCCCGTGTGCTGCATGTGCGCAAAAGCGATTTCACGCGCTACGGGCTGTTTGGTTTTCTCTTTACCGAAACGCCGGAAAACCAGCGTGAAGAGCTGGACCGCATAGCCCGCTCCGACCTGCTGGAATTCACAAGTTGA
- a CDS encoding secondary thiamine-phosphate synthase enzyme YjbQ, translated as METLEISTRSRCEMVDITAELRSLVRRKAADGRWQSGALALFCPHTTCGLTVNEGADPDVRRDMLAFFSRLAPEHGDYRHAEGNSDAHIKTTLHGPSLLLIVEKGELCLGTWQSVYLCEGDGPRRRNLWLQWLKSDD; from the coding sequence GTGGAAACTCTTGAAATAAGCACCCGCAGCCGTTGCGAGATGGTCGACATCACGGCGGAGCTACGCTCGCTGGTGCGTCGCAAGGCCGCAGATGGCCGCTGGCAGAGCGGCGCTCTGGCTCTGTTTTGCCCGCACACCACCTGCGGCCTCACTGTCAACGAAGGCGCAGACCCTGACGTGCGGCGCGACATGCTGGCCTTTTTCAGCCGCCTTGCCCCGGAGCATGGCGATTACCGCCACGCTGAGGGCAACAGTGATGCCCACATAAAAACCACCCTGCATGGGCCATCCCTTCTGCTGATTGTGGAGAAGGGCGAACTGTGCCTTGGCACCTGGCAATCTGTTTACCTGTGCGAGGGCGACGGCCCCCGCCGACGCAACCTGTGGCTGCAATGGCTGAAGTCCGACGACTAG
- a CDS encoding cation:proton antiporter produces the protein MPHDVDLILTLAGGLSAALVLGFITQKLRLSPLVGYLLAGIIVGPHSPGFVADASTAAQCAEIGVILLMFGVGLHFHLKDLLAVGAIATGGAAAQISLATLASMGLLHFFGFDLLSGAVYGMAISVASTVVLTRVLADNHDLHNTTGHVALGWLVVEDIFTILLLVLLPSVLSPGGEFWSALGMTLLKLAALSVFTLVAGQKLIPLFLGYVARTGTRDLFTLAVLALALGIAVAAAEFFGASMALGAFLAGMVVGQSEFSARAAAEALPLRDAFAVLFFVSVGMLFDPASLAQDWPLMLATLFVIMIVKPLGALLMTSLFRKPLKLGLPVAASLSQVGEFTFILAGLGISLGVFDQRVNNALIPAAIISITFNPMLYRKAKDLGLWWEKRKRGNVAEPSACLIVPDEGTRGRVVVVGYGPVGRSCCRILQDSRMLPVVVEMNIDTVRLLRSEGVPVVHGDAMQAEVLREAGLEKAEALLLTTPSIPAGEVTPIARAVNPHARILAHTAFVSEARSLREKGVDAVFSGEREVALAMAEYLLRSAGAPEAYVQTELERVRQNLD, from the coding sequence ATGCCCCATGACGTAGATCTTATTCTTACGCTTGCCGGGGGGCTTTCCGCCGCCCTGGTTCTTGGTTTTATCACGCAGAAACTGCGCCTTTCCCCGCTTGTGGGCTATCTGCTCGCAGGCATCATCGTAGGCCCGCACTCCCCCGGCTTTGTGGCCGATGCGTCCACGGCGGCCCAGTGCGCGGAGATCGGCGTTATCCTGCTGATGTTTGGCGTGGGCCTGCATTTTCACCTCAAGGATCTGCTGGCCGTGGGGGCCATTGCCACTGGCGGCGCAGCGGCGCAGATATCGCTGGCAACGCTGGCAAGCATGGGGCTGTTGCATTTTTTCGGCTTTGATCTGTTGTCCGGCGCGGTCTATGGCATGGCTATTTCTGTTGCCAGCACCGTGGTGCTTACCCGTGTACTTGCCGATAACCATGACCTGCACAATACCACCGGGCATGTGGCCCTGGGCTGGCTGGTGGTGGAAGATATCTTTACCATCCTGCTGCTTGTGCTCCTGCCTTCGGTTCTTTCTCCGGGCGGCGAATTCTGGAGCGCCCTGGGCATGACCCTGCTCAAACTGGCGGCGCTCTCCGTGTTTACGCTTGTGGCCGGGCAAAAGCTTATCCCGTTGTTTCTGGGCTACGTGGCCCGCACGGGAACCCGCGATCTGTTTACCCTTGCGGTGCTGGCTCTGGCCCTTGGCATTGCCGTGGCGGCGGCGGAGTTTTTTGGGGCGTCCATGGCGCTTGGCGCTTTTTTGGCTGGCATGGTTGTGGGACAGTCCGAGTTCAGCGCCCGTGCCGCCGCCGAAGCCCTGCCCCTGCGCGATGCCTTTGCCGTGCTGTTTTTTGTGTCTGTGGGCATGCTCTTTGATCCCGCCTCGCTGGCGCAGGACTGGCCCCTCATGCTGGCGACCCTCTTTGTCATCATGATTGTGAAGCCCCTTGGGGCGCTGCTGATGACAAGTTTGTTCCGCAAGCCTCTCAAGCTGGGGCTGCCCGTGGCCGCCTCCCTGTCACAGGTGGGTGAATTTACTTTTATTCTTGCGGGTCTTGGCATCAGCCTTGGGGTTTTTGACCAGAGGGTGAACAATGCGCTCATTCCTGCGGCCATCATTTCCATCACGTTCAACCCCATGCTGTACCGCAAGGCCAAGGATCTGGGGCTGTGGTGGGAGAAGCGCAAGCGCGGCAACGTTGCCGAACCTTCGGCCTGTCTGATCGTGCCGGACGAAGGCACCCGCGGGCGGGTGGTTGTGGTGGGCTACGGCCCCGTTGGCCGCAGTTGCTGCCGCATTTTGCAGGACAGCCGCATGCTGCCCGTGGTTGTGGAAATGAATATCGACACTGTGCGGCTTTTGCGCAGCGAAGGGGTACCCGTGGTGCACGGCGATGCCATGCAGGCCGAAGTGCTGCGCGAAGCTGGCCTGGAAAAGGCCGAGGCACTGCTGCTGACAACCCCCAGTATCCCTGCTGGCGAAGTGACGCCCATAGCGCGCGCGGTGAATCCGCATGCGCGCATTCTGGCGCACACAGCTTTTGTGAGCGAGGCCCGCTCCCTGCGCGAGAAAGGCGTGGATGCTGTGTTCAGCGGCGAGCGTGAAGTTGCATTGGCCATGGCGGAGTACTTGCTGCGTTCGGCGGGAGCGCCGGAAGCGTATGTGCAGACGGAGCTTGAACGCGTTCGCCAAAACCTCGACTAG